A genomic segment from Rhinatrema bivittatum chromosome 19, aRhiBiv1.1, whole genome shotgun sequence encodes:
- the ACP5 gene encoding tartrate-resistant acid phosphatase type 5 isoform X2, which produces MEGCARLLSILLLALTSIHAFPKSDHKASLRFVALGDWGGLPVFPFHTPREVSTANEIGRVADMMGIDFILSLGDNFYFDGVNEVSDKRFQTTFESVFSDDSLEDIPWFVVAGNHDHHGNVSAQISYSKVSKRWHFPSYYYDLRFKVPRSNATLAVLMIDTVTLCGNSDDFQSQQPEKPLSQELATQQMSWLKRRLAASRDDYLLVAGHYPVWSVAEHGPTHCLVKHLLPLLKKYRATAYLCGHDHNLQYLQDETGIGYVLSGAGNFMEHSLKHRKKVPEGYLRFYYADLASRGGFAYLEATPKELSVTYIQAGGKSLFQTSLPRRSQGTP; this is translated from the exons atGGAGGGGTGTGCCCGGCTCCTGTCGATCCTGCTACTCGCTCTGACAAGCATCCATGCCTTCCCAAAGTCAGACCACAAGGCATCTCTGCGTTTTGTGGCCCTTGGAGACTGGGGTGGGCTCCCAGTCTTCCCCTTTCACACACCTCGAGAAGTCAGCACCGCCAATGAGATTGGAAGAGTGGCAGACATGATGGGGATAGATTTTATCCTCTCCCTCGGAGACAACTTTTACTTCGATGGTGTGAACGAAGTCTCTGACAAACGCTTTCAG accacCTTTGAGTCTGTGTTCAGTGATGACTCCCTGGAAGACATCCCCTGGTTCGTGGTAGCTGGGAACCATGATCACCATGGCAATGTCTCCGCCCAGATCTCCTACAGCAAGGTCTCCAAGCGATG GCACTTCCCCAGCTATTACTACGACCTGAGGTTCAAGGTGCCCCGCAGCAACGCCACGCTGGCCGTCCTCATGATCGACACGGTGACGCTGTGCGGCAACTCGGACGACTTCCAGAGCCAGCAGCCCGAGAAGCCCCTCAGCCAGGAGCTGGCCACCCAGCAGATGTCCTGGCTGAAGAGGAGGCTGGCGGCCTCCCGGGACGACTACCTGCTGGTGGCCGGCCACTACCCCGTCTGGTCGGTGGCCGAGCACGGCCCCACCCACTGCCTGGTGAAGCACCTCCTGCCCCTGCTGAAGAAGTACCGCGCCACGGCCTACCTGTGCGGCCACGACCACAACCTTCAG TACCTGCAGGACGAGACGGGCATCGGCTACGTGCTGAGCGGGGCCGGCAACTTCATGGAGCACTCGCTGAAGCACCGGAAGAAGGTTCCCGAGGGCTACCTGCGCTTCTACTACGCCGACCTGGCCTCCAGGGGGGGGTTCGCCTACCTGGAGGCCACCCCTAAGGAGCTGTCCGTTACCTACATTCAGGCCGGCGGGAAGAGCCTCTTCCAGACCTCGCTGCCCAGGCGCTCccagggcactccatga
- the ACP5 gene encoding tartrate-resistant acid phosphatase type 5 isoform X1: MSRGTGILRMEGCARLLSILLLALTSIHAFPKSDHKASLRFVALGDWGGLPVFPFHTPREVSTANEIGRVADMMGIDFILSLGDNFYFDGVNEVSDKRFQTTFESVFSDDSLEDIPWFVVAGNHDHHGNVSAQISYSKVSKRWHFPSYYYDLRFKVPRSNATLAVLMIDTVTLCGNSDDFQSQQPEKPLSQELATQQMSWLKRRLAASRDDYLLVAGHYPVWSVAEHGPTHCLVKHLLPLLKKYRATAYLCGHDHNLQYLQDETGIGYVLSGAGNFMEHSLKHRKKVPEGYLRFYYADLASRGGFAYLEATPKELSVTYIQAGGKSLFQTSLPRRSQGTP, from the exons atGGAGGGGTGTGCCCGGCTCCTGTCGATCCTGCTACTCGCTCTGACAAGCATCCATGCCTTCCCAAAGTCAGACCACAAGGCATCTCTGCGTTTTGTGGCCCTTGGAGACTGGGGTGGGCTCCCAGTCTTCCCCTTTCACACACCTCGAGAAGTCAGCACCGCCAATGAGATTGGAAGAGTGGCAGACATGATGGGGATAGATTTTATCCTCTCCCTCGGAGACAACTTTTACTTCGATGGTGTGAACGAAGTCTCTGACAAACGCTTTCAG accacCTTTGAGTCTGTGTTCAGTGATGACTCCCTGGAAGACATCCCCTGGTTCGTGGTAGCTGGGAACCATGATCACCATGGCAATGTCTCCGCCCAGATCTCCTACAGCAAGGTCTCCAAGCGATG GCACTTCCCCAGCTATTACTACGACCTGAGGTTCAAGGTGCCCCGCAGCAACGCCACGCTGGCCGTCCTCATGATCGACACGGTGACGCTGTGCGGCAACTCGGACGACTTCCAGAGCCAGCAGCCCGAGAAGCCCCTCAGCCAGGAGCTGGCCACCCAGCAGATGTCCTGGCTGAAGAGGAGGCTGGCGGCCTCCCGGGACGACTACCTGCTGGTGGCCGGCCACTACCCCGTCTGGTCGGTGGCCGAGCACGGCCCCACCCACTGCCTGGTGAAGCACCTCCTGCCCCTGCTGAAGAAGTACCGCGCCACGGCCTACCTGTGCGGCCACGACCACAACCTTCAG TACCTGCAGGACGAGACGGGCATCGGCTACGTGCTGAGCGGGGCCGGCAACTTCATGGAGCACTCGCTGAAGCACCGGAAGAAGGTTCCCGAGGGCTACCTGCGCTTCTACTACGCCGACCTGGCCTCCAGGGGGGGGTTCGCCTACCTGGAGGCCACCCCTAAGGAGCTGTCCGTTACCTACATTCAGGCCGGCGGGAAGAGCCTCTTCCAGACCTCGCTGCCCAGGCGCTCccagggcactccatga